In Raphanus sativus cultivar WK10039 chromosome 5, ASM80110v3, whole genome shotgun sequence, the following proteins share a genomic window:
- the LOC108863401 gene encoding polyadenylate-binding protein RBP47A — MQTANNCPDSSSAAAATPAGTTPPPPSQQQQQQWQQHQQWMAAMAMMQQQQQMMMYPPHHQYAPYNQAAAYPQFQYAPPYHQQQQQKRGGSSGDDVKTLWIGDLLHWMDETYLHTCFSHTNQVSSVKVIRNKQTSQSEGYGFVEFLSRSAAEEVLQSYSGVTMPNAEQPFRLNWASFSTGEKRASENNGPDLSLFVGDLAPDVTDTLLMETFAAYQSVKGAKVVIDSNTGRSKGYGFVRFGDESERSKALTEMNGAFCSSRQMRVGVATPKRAAAYGQQNGGSQALTLAGGHGGDGSTADGESNNSTIFVGGLDADVTEEDLMQPFSQFGEVVSVKIPVGKGCGFVQFGSRQSAEEAIGNLNGTVIGKNTVRLSWGRSPNKQWRNDSGHQWNGGYSRGQGYNGYANQDSNMYATAAAAVPGAS; from the exons ATGCAGACGGCAAACAACTGTCCAGATTCGTCGTCGGCGGCGGCGGCTACACCAGCCGGGACAACGCCACCTCCTCCCtcgcaacaacaacaacaacagtgGCAACAACATCAACAATGGATGGCGGCTATGGCTATgatgcagcagcagcaacagatGATGATGTATCCTCCTCACCACCAATACGCTCCTTACAACCAAGCTGCTGCTTATCCTCAGTTTCAATACGCTCCTCCTTATCACCAGCAACAACAACAGAAGCGTGGTGGATCTAGTGGTGACGATGTGAAGACTCTCTGGATTGGTGATCTTCTTCATTGGATGGACGAGACTTATCTCCACACCTGTTTCTCTCACACCAACCAG GTTTCCTCTGTGAAAGTGATACGAAACAAGCAAACTAGTCAGTCAGAAGGCTACGGTTTTGTCGAGTTCCTCTCACGTTCCGCAGCTGAGGAAGTTCTTCAGAGCTACAGCGGCGTAACAATGCCTAACGCTGAGCAGCCCTTCCGTTTGAACTGGGCATCTTTCAGTACCGGCGAGAAGAGAGCTTCCGAAAACAACGGTCCTGATCTATCTTTATTCGTAGGAGATTTGGCTCCTGATGTGACTGATACTCTGCTGATGGAGACTTTTGCTGCGTACCAATCTGTCAAAGGTGCAAAAGTTGTGATTGATTCCAACACCGGGCGTTCCAAAGGCTACGGGTTTGTCAGGTTTGGTGATGAGAGCGAGCGGTCAAAGGCGCTGACGGAAATGAACGGCGCTTTCTGCTCGAGCAGGCAGATGCGTGTTGGTGTTGCAACCCCCAAAAGAGCCGCTGCTTACGGCCAACAAAATGGTGGTTCACAAG CTCTGACACTGGCTGGTGGACATGGAGGAGATGGTTCTACGGCTGATGGGGAATCAAATAACTCAACG ATATTTGTTGGAGGTCTTGACGCTGATGTTACTGAAGAAGACCTCATGCAACCTTTCTCCCAGTTTGGGGAGGTTGTTTCGGTCAAGATTCCAGTAGGAAAAGGATGCGGTTTTGTCCAATTTGGTAGCAG GCAGAGTGCTGAAGAAGCCATCGGGAACTTGAACGGGACAGTCATTGGGAAGAACACTGTCCGGCTTTCTTGGGGAAGAAGCCCAAACAAACAG TGGAGAAATGACTCTGGCCACCAATGGAACGGAGGATACTCAAGAGGACAAGGTTACAACGGATATGCGAATCAGGACTCAAACATGTATGCTACTGCAGCGGCTGCTGTCCCTGGAGCTTCTTGA
- the LOC108859449 gene encoding transcription factor HHO6 has product MGSLGDELTLGQRRHCSIPTKASTIMNVAVEKGCKLEEHVKKLEEEKRKIQGSELELPLCLQILNDAISYLKKKTEMDDTQPLLKDFISLRRPIGEEHVEELFKEKKFQLWRENDHISNTRFSDKKIKNTLDIERNEDKSCSSLSMLLSPGMRTPKVETGLGLGLTSSSMVDRRRRKGMASCGIPSNSVPQPPPYLQQQALRKQRRCWTPELHRRFVDALQQLGGPGVATPKQIREHMQEEDLTNDEVKSHLQKYRLHIRKSDSSEEKRSVVVLGFNLWNSSSQEEESGEEGESSKRSSNSQSDSPQGPLQLHCTTTTTCGDSSMEDAEDAKSERRD; this is encoded by the exons ATGGGTTCTTTAGGAGATGAACTTACTCTAGGACAGAGGAGACACTGTTCTATTCCGACAAAAGCTTCCACGATCATGAATGTTGCGGTGGAGAAAGGTTGTAAACTCGAGGAACATGTTAAGAAGCTCgaagaagagaagaggaagATCCAAGGCAGTGAACTCGAGCTTCCTCTCTGTTTGCAGATTTTAAACGATG CGATTTCGTATctcaagaaaaaaacagagatggATGATACTCAGCCATTGTTGAAAGATTTCATCTCTCTCCGTAGACCTATTGGAGAAGAACATGTCGAAGAGCTTTTCAAGGAGAAGAAGTTTCAGCTATGGAGAGAAAATGATCACATCTCAAACACGAGATTCTCAGACAAGAAGATCAAGAACACGCTAGATATTGAG AGAAATGAGGATAAATCTTGTAGCTCTTTATCTATGTTGTTGAGTCCTGGCATGAGGACTCCAAAGGTGGAAACCGGTTTAGGCCTCGGTTTAACTTCAAGCTCAATGGttgatcgaagaagaagaaaaggcaTGGCTTCTTGTGGCATTCCTTCTAACTCCGTGCCACAGCCACCACCGTATCTTCAGCAGCAAGCGTTGCGGAAGCAAAGAAGGTGTTGGACTCCTGAGTTACATCGCCGTTTCGTTGATGCATTGCAACAGCTCGGTGGTCCTGGAG TTGCAACTCCTAAACAAATCAGAGAGCATATGCAAGAAGAAGACTTAACCAATGATGAAGTCAAGAGTCATTTACAG aaatacCGGTTACACATCAGGAAGTCTGACTCGAGTGAGGAGAAACGATCAGTagttgttttagggtttaactTGTGGAACTCATCatcacaagaagaagaaagtggtGAGGAAGGAGAATCATCAAAGAGAAGCAGCAATTCACAATCAGATTCTCCTCAAGGTCCTTTGCAGTTACATTGTACAACAACTACAACATGTGGTGATAGTAGCATGGAAGATGCTGAAGATGCTAAATCTGAGAGGAGAGATTGA
- the LOC108838548 gene encoding uncharacterized protein At4g06744 isoform X2, with amino-acid sequence MASVSSLHLLFLSLLHLHFTLSTGNNHITDRKSLKIISGSGGGVIPPPSPQLKPEECPPPLPPPPPPPLQECPPPLPPPPPPPLQECPPPLPPPPPPPPPPPPPPPPTSCPPPPPPPSPPPLPPPPPPSPPPSWAPPPPPPPPPSEPSRSPPKPPHPPPIPPKSPPLPQLTFASPLLKKVYPVLQAFKKLVEVDPKNILASWSGSDICGKYRGLECAIFPGTKHQAVASVQFNGFNFSGTKLRLDNFLDKLETVTIFHANSNNFLGSVPKVSNLNYLYELDLSNNKLTGDFPASVLKATNLTFLDLRFNTFSGSVPSQVFNLDLDVLFINNNNLVQKLPPNLGSITALYLTFANNRFIGPIPDSIGNIKYLQEVLFLNNQLTGCLPYQIGKLNQATVFDVGYNNLTGPIPYSFGCLDKIEQVNLARNKFYGTIPEILCEISSLKNLSLSNNYFTQAGPKCRKLIRRNILDVRKNCILDLPNQKTPLECANFFMRKQTCPNSKSMFQIPCDKNPNQVTLDQERLEEEQGQTSSLVSYGALNPDRIRNL; translated from the exons ATGGCTTCAGTCTCTTCTTtacatcttctttttctttcactttTACATCTCCATTTCACTCTATCTACCGGGAACAACCATATCACCGACAGAAAATCCTTAAAAATCATTTCCGGCAGCGGTGGCGGTGTCATTCCACCACCGTCCCCGCAACTGAAACCTGAAGAATGCCCTCCTCCATTACCTCCTCCACCGCCGCCTCCTCTTCAAGAATGCCCTCCTCCATTACCTCCTCCACCGCCGCCTCCTCTTCAAGAATGCCCTCCTCCATTAC ctcctcctccaccgccgcctcctccaccaccacctcctccaccgCCTACTTCATGCCCTCCTCCACCGCCGCCACCTTCTCCGCCGCCActacctcctcctcctcctccttcaccGCCTCCTTCATGGGCTCCTCCACCGCCGCCACCTCCTCCTCCGTCGGAGCCATCACGCTCACCGCCAAAACCGCCGCATCCACCGCCTATACCCCCGAAATCACCACCGCTGCCGCAACTAACTTTTGCGAGTCCACTACTAAAGAAAGTCTACCCAGTCCTCCAAGCTTTCAAGAAACTAGTCGAAGTGGATCCAAAGAACATTCTTGCTTCTTGGAGTGGCTCCGACATATGCGGCAAATACCGCGGACTCGAATGCGCGATATTCCCTGGAACAAAACATCAAGCAGTCGCCAGCGTCCAGTTTAACGGGTTTAACTTCTCCGGCACGAAACTTCGATTAGATAACTTCCTCGACAAGTTAGAAACAGTCACCATCTTTCACGCAAACTCCAACAACTTCTTAGGCTCTGTCCCTAAAGTCAGCAACTTGAATTACTTATACGAGCTTGACCTAAGCAACAACAAACTCACCGGAGACTTCCCAGCTTCTGTCCTAAAAGCCACGAATCTCACGTTTCTCGATCTCAGGTTCAATACTTTCTCAGGCTCTGTTCCTAGTCAGGTCTTTAATCTCGATCTCGACGTCTtgttcatcaacaacaacaatcttGTTCAGAAACTTCCACCCAATCTTGGGTCCATCACTGCTCTTTACCTCACATTCGCCAACAACAG GTTCATTGGTCCGATTCCCGACAGCATAGGCAACATCAAGTACCTACAAGAAGTCCTTTTCTTGAATAACCAGTTAACCGGATGCTTACCATATCAAATAGGCAAGCTAAACCAAGCCACTGTTTTCGATGTGGGATATAATAACCTAACCGGTCCTATACCATACTCTTTCGGTTGCTTAGACAAGATAGAACAAGTCAACTTAGCGAGAAACAAATTCTATGGAACCATACCAGAGATCTTATGCGAGATTTCTAGTCTCAAAAACCTCTCCCTCTCCAATAATTATTTCACCCAGGCCGGTCCGAAATGTAGGAAACTCATCAGGAGAAACATTCTCGACGTTCGTAAGAATTGTATACTTGATCTTCCAAACCAGAAAACGCCACTGGAATGTGCTAACTTCTTCATGCGGAAACAAACATGTCCAAATTCCAAATCCATGTTTCAGATCCCTTGTGATAAAAACCCAAACCAGGTCACACTGGATCAAGAACGACTGGAGGAGGAACAAGGTCAAACTTCTTCTCTGGTATCTTACGGGGCACTTAACCCGGACCGGATTCGGAACCTATAA
- the LOC108836423 gene encoding uncharacterized protein LOC108836423, with protein MELSKIIPVSKPICRLSDPENPHNLCRRFDPPLSVCFSCEGQQHLENRRYYYYCATCDLEFHRGCHLFPPEIKHPFHLLHPLTLIFSDPDFQSSRIPIDWPDSSTDSDDSDSSEESSGSYEDHIVNCNYCRKNLGPEEFGMAYYHCSTCNFSIHMSCAYIWPPLAIENRKSHEHTLTLFPRQIPLPCDACGFSLDTPFSDHVYSCLLCNYMVHRTCIYLPRVIKITRHPHRLSHTSSIVPSRQLSCGVCRKTVDVNYGSYSCNKGCPYAVHSKCATKKKVWDGKDLEGVPEEEEEILEPFSWIDEETIQHFSHDHHHLKIRRNGENKFCEACTLPMTVSDRFYSCIKCEFVLHETCASLPRRKHHPVHKHPLNLERKYYYRDGFFPCDGCTRHCCGFIYRCSEKDCEFQLDVRCASLPDPSIHGCHPRDHPLFFNFTSGKCMGFECLGGGRGEYLECIQCESFLCLHCATLPCVAHYKHDKHPLTLCYGEEETSDVKYWCEICEGILDATKWFYTCDSCCVTVHIRCLLGKDVYYMKPNHIIKSIGQNVYIGYNNGNTRPECKKCRLRCIYTLVFKCENENFCSLSCLSLTGRYHHLTRIMRRWGKANLEKEAEVELANEEEEAESESESESV; from the coding sequence ATGGAACTAAGCAAAATAATTCCTGTTTCTAAACCCATATGTCGTTTGTCAGATCCAGAAAATCCTCACAACCTTTGCCGAAGATTTGATCCACCACTCTCGGTGTGCTTCAGCTGCGAAGGCCAACAACACTTGGAGAATAGAAGGTACTATTACTATTGTGCTACTTGTGATTTGGAATTTCACAGAGGTTGTCACTTGTTTCCCCCCGAAATCAAACACCCTTTTCATCTCCTCCACCCTCTCACCCTCATCTTCTCAGATCCTGATTTTCAAAGCTCTAGAATCCCCATTGACTGGCCTGATTCATCCACTGACTCAGACGACTCTGATTCGTCTGAAGAAAGCTCTGGATCATATGAAGACCATATTGTTAATTGCAATTATTGTCGGAAAAATCTTGGACCAGAAGAGTTTGGAATGGCATACTATCATTGCTCTACCTGCAATTTCAGCATTCACATGAGTTGCGCGTACATTTGGCCACCTCTTGCTATTGAAAACCGTAAAAGCCATGAACACACTCTCACCCTTTTCCCTAGACAGATCCCTTTGCCCTGTGATGCTTGTGGCTTCTCTCTAGACACTCCCTTTTCCGATCATGTTTACTCTTGTCTGCTTTGTAACTACATGGTCCATAGAACATGTATTTACTTACCTCGTGTCATTAAAATTACCCGTCACCCGCACCGTCTCTCTCACACTTCCTCCATCGTACCTTCTCGTCAGCTATCTTGTGGAGTTTGCCGCAAAACTGTTGACGTCAACTACGGATCATACTCTTGCAACAAGGGATGTCCCTACGCCGTCCATTCCAAGTGtgcaacaaagaaaaaagtgtGGGATGGGAAAGATCTTGAAGGAGttcctgaagaagaagaagagatactCGAGCCCTTTTCGTGGATCGATGAAGAGACGATACAACACTTCAGCCATGATCATCACCATCTAAAGATTCGTCGGAATGGTGAAAACAAGTTTTGCGAAGCCTGCACCCTTCCCATGACAGTTTCGGATCGCTTCTATAGTTGTATAAAGTGCGAGTTTGTCCTGCATGAAACATGTGCATCCCTTCCTCGGAGAAAACACCATCCAGTACACAAACACCCGCTCAACCTTGAAAGGAAGTACTACTACAGAGACGGTTTCTTCCCGTGTGATGGTTGTACTCGTCATTGTTGTGGCTTCATCTACAGATGCAGCGAAAAGGATTGCGAGTTTCAGCTAGATGTGAGATGCGCCTCGCTTCCTGATCCTTCAATCCATGGCTGCCATCCACGCGATCACCCTCTCTTCTTCAATTTCACCAGTGGTAAATGCATGGGTTTCGAGTGTCTTGGAGGCGGCCGTGGTGAGTACCTAGAATGTATTCAGTGTGAATCTTTTTTGTGTCTTCATTGCGCTACTTTGCCTTGCGTGGCTCACTACAAGCACGATAAGCATCCACTCACTCTTTGCTACGGAGAAGAAGAGACCTCAGATGTCAAATATTGGTGTGAGATCTGTGAAGGGATACTAGATGCAACCAAGTGGTTTTACACATGTGACTCTTGTTGTGTCACTGTTCACATTAGATGTCTATTGGGAAAGGATGTGTACTACATGAAGCCAAACCATATCATCAAAAGTATTGGGCAAAATGTTTATATTGGATATAACAATGGCAACACAAGACCAGAGTGTAAAAAATGTAGACTTCGTTGCATATACACCTTGGTCTTTAAGtgtgaaaatgaaaatttctgTAGTCTGTCTTGTTTATCCCTGACTGGTAGATACCACCATCTGACAAGAATCATGAGGAGATGGGGAAAAGCAAATTTGGAAAAAGAGGCTGAGGTGGAACTAGctaacgaagaagaagaagccgaGTCAGAGTCTGAGTCTGAGTCTGTATAA
- the LOC108836424 gene encoding probable carboxylesterase 5: protein MESDLVSEHPPFIRIYKDGRVERLTGTEIIPTSLDETNDVVSKDVVYSPDHNLSVRLFLPRKSTATACTTKNKLPLLIYIHGGAWIIESPFSPTYHNYVTDVVRSANCLAASIQYRRAPEHPVPAAYEDSWSAVRWIFSHSDGRGPEEWINDHADFGRVFVAGDSAGANMTHHMAMRAGEEKQLDRPKIIKGIAVVHPAFWGTEPVDEHDVQDREVRRGVGELWAKVASPNSVDGADDPLFNVVGSDSDLSGLGCEKVLVAVAGKDVFVRQGLGYAAKLKRSGWGGDVEVVEEAEEGHVFHLQNPSSEKASKFLERFVKFITTG from the exons atggaatctGATCTCGTCTCCGAGCATCCTCCCTTCATCAGAATCTACAAAGACGGTCGCGTCGAGCGTCTCACCGGCACCGAAATCATCCCAACGTCACTAGACGAGACCAACGACGTCGTTTCCAAAGACGTCGTGTACTCACCTGACCACAACCTCTCCGTCCGCCTCTTCCTCCCTCGCAAATCCACCGCCACCGCATGCACCACCAAAAACAAGCTCCCTCTCCTCATCTACATCCACGGCGGAGCCTGGATCATCGAGTCCCCTTTCTCTCCCACCTACCACAACTACGTAACCGACGTCGTCAGATCGGCTAACTGCCTCGCCGCGTCTATCCAGTACCGCCGCGCGCCGGAGCATCCGGTTCCGGCGGCGTACGAGGACTCGTGGTCCGCCGTTCGGTGGATCTTCTCGCATTCCGACGGACGCGGTCCCGAGGAGTGGATCAACGACCACGCCGACTTCGGTAGAGTTTTCGTCGCCGGAGATAGCGCCGGAGCCAACATGACTCACCACATGGCGATGAGAGCCGGCGAGGAGAAGCAGCTCGATCGTCCCAAGATCATCAAAg GTATCGCGGTTGTTCATCCGGCTTTCTGGGGGACGGAGCCTGTCGACGAGCACGACGTGCAAGACAGGGAGGTGAGAAGAGGAGTCGGTGAGCTCTGGGCGAAGGTGGCGAGCCCGAACAGTGTCGACGGAGCGGATGATCCGCTGTTTAACGTGGTTGGATCCGACTCGGATCTTTCCGGGTTAGGATGCGAGAAGGTTTTGGTCGCGGTGGCGGGGAAAGATGTCTTTGTGCGGCAGGGTTTGGGGTACGCGGCGAAGCTGAAGAGGAGTGGGTGGGGAGGGGATGTGGAGGTTGTTGAGGAAGCAGAGGAGGGACACGTGTTTCATCTCCAGAACCCTAGTTCTGAGAAGGCTTCTAAGTTCTTGGAGAGATTTGTCAAGTTTATAACCACTGGTTGA
- the LOC108838548 gene encoding uncharacterized protein At4g06744 isoform X1: MASVSSLHLLFLSLLHLHFTLSTGNNHITDRKSLKIISGSGGGVIPPPSPQLKPEECPPPLPPPPPPPLQECPPPLPPPPPPPLQECPPPLPPPPPPPLQECPPPLPPPPPPPLQECPPPLPPPPPPPPPPPPPPPPTSCPPPPPPPSPPPLPPPPPPSPPPSWAPPPPPPPPPSEPSRSPPKPPHPPPIPPKSPPLPQLTFASPLLKKVYPVLQAFKKLVEVDPKNILASWSGSDICGKYRGLECAIFPGTKHQAVASVQFNGFNFSGTKLRLDNFLDKLETVTIFHANSNNFLGSVPKVSNLNYLYELDLSNNKLTGDFPASVLKATNLTFLDLRFNTFSGSVPSQVFNLDLDVLFINNNNLVQKLPPNLGSITALYLTFANNRFIGPIPDSIGNIKYLQEVLFLNNQLTGCLPYQIGKLNQATVFDVGYNNLTGPIPYSFGCLDKIEQVNLARNKFYGTIPEILCEISSLKNLSLSNNYFTQAGPKCRKLIRRNILDVRKNCILDLPNQKTPLECANFFMRKQTCPNSKSMFQIPCDKNPNQVTLDQERLEEEQGQTSSLVSYGALNPDRIRNL, encoded by the exons ATGGCTTCAGTCTCTTCTTtacatcttctttttctttcactttTACATCTCCATTTCACTCTATCTACCGGGAACAACCATATCACCGACAGAAAATCCTTAAAAATCATTTCCGGCAGCGGTGGCGGTGTCATTCCACCACCGTCCCCGCAACTGAAACCTGAAGAATGCCCTCCTCCATTACCTCCTCCACCGCCGCCTCCTCTTCAAGAATGCCCTCCTCCATTACCTCCTCCACCGCCGCCTCCTCTTCAAGAATGCCCTCCTCCATTACCTCCTCCACCGCCGCCTCCTCTTCAAGAATGCCCTCCTCCATTACCTCCTCCACCGCCGCCTCCTCTTCAAGAATGCCCTCCTCCATTacctcctcctccaccgccgcctcctccaccaccacctcctccaccgCCTACTTCATGCCCTCCTCCACCGCCGCCACCTTCTCCGCCGCCActacctcctcctcctcctccttcaccGCCTCCTTCATGGGCTCCTCCACCGCCGCCACCTCCTCCTCCGTCGGAGCCATCACGCTCACCGCCAAAACCGCCGCATCCACCGCCTATACCCCCGAAATCACCACCGCTGCCGCAACTAACTTTTGCGAGTCCACTACTAAAGAAAGTCTACCCAGTCCTCCAAGCTTTCAAGAAACTAGTCGAAGTGGATCCAAAGAACATTCTTGCTTCTTGGAGTGGCTCCGACATATGCGGCAAATACCGCGGACTCGAATGCGCGATATTCCCTGGAACAAAACATCAAGCAGTCGCCAGCGTCCAGTTTAACGGGTTTAACTTCTCCGGCACGAAACTTCGATTAGATAACTTCCTCGACAAGTTAGAAACAGTCACCATCTTTCACGCAAACTCCAACAACTTCTTAGGCTCTGTCCCTAAAGTCAGCAACTTGAATTACTTATACGAGCTTGACCTAAGCAACAACAAACTCACCGGAGACTTCCCAGCTTCTGTCCTAAAAGCCACGAATCTCACGTTTCTCGATCTCAGGTTCAATACTTTCTCAGGCTCTGTTCCTAGTCAGGTCTTTAATCTCGATCTCGACGTCTtgttcatcaacaacaacaatcttGTTCAGAAACTTCCACCCAATCTTGGGTCCATCACTGCTCTTTACCTCACATTCGCCAACAACAG GTTCATTGGTCCGATTCCCGACAGCATAGGCAACATCAAGTACCTACAAGAAGTCCTTTTCTTGAATAACCAGTTAACCGGATGCTTACCATATCAAATAGGCAAGCTAAACCAAGCCACTGTTTTCGATGTGGGATATAATAACCTAACCGGTCCTATACCATACTCTTTCGGTTGCTTAGACAAGATAGAACAAGTCAACTTAGCGAGAAACAAATTCTATGGAACCATACCAGAGATCTTATGCGAGATTTCTAGTCTCAAAAACCTCTCCCTCTCCAATAATTATTTCACCCAGGCCGGTCCGAAATGTAGGAAACTCATCAGGAGAAACATTCTCGACGTTCGTAAGAATTGTATACTTGATCTTCCAAACCAGAAAACGCCACTGGAATGTGCTAACTTCTTCATGCGGAAACAAACATGTCCAAATTCCAAATCCATGTTTCAGATCCCTTGTGATAAAAACCCAAACCAGGTCACACTGGATCAAGAACGACTGGAGGAGGAACAAGGTCAAACTTCTTCTCTGGTATCTTACGGGGCACTTAACCCGGACCGGATTCGGAACCTATAA